In Kogia breviceps isolate mKogBre1 chromosome 7, mKogBre1 haplotype 1, whole genome shotgun sequence, a single window of DNA contains:
- the OR5AK2 gene encoding LOW QUALITY PROTEIN: olfactory receptor 5AK2 (The sequence of the model RefSeq protein was modified relative to this genomic sequence to represent the inferred CDS: inserted 1 base in 1 codon), whose product MTQRNSTEITEFFLLGFGARHKFRYVPFTVFLVIYGTSVVGNVGMILVIKADSRLQTPMYFFLQQLAFVDICYTSAVTPKMLQNFIVENKSMSFKGCVMQLLVYATFATSDSYLLAAMAVDCYVAICNPLCYPIVMAQRVCIQLVAGSYVMVSIDASVHTGFTFSLVFCKGSTINHFLCDVPPVLALSCSNIDNNNMLLVVFVGFNLIFAVLIIIFSWENIIAAVRKMSSTAGRKKAFSTXTAVTIFCGALSYMYLQSHSNNSQENMKVASVFYGIVIPTLNPLIYSLRNKEVKEALKVKRKTFS is encoded by the exons ATGACACAAAGAAATAGCACTGaaatcactgaattctttctcctGGGATTTGGTGCGCGACACAAGTTTCGGTATGTCCCGTTCACTGTATTTCTAGTCATCTATGGGACCTCTGTGGTGGGTAATGTTGGAATGATCCTAGTCATCAAGGCAGATTCCAGACTCCAAACCCCCATGTACTTTTTCCTACAACAGTTGGCTTTCGTTGACATCTGTTATACCTCTGCTGTCACTCCCAAGATGCTGCAAAACTTCATAGTAGAAAACAAATCAATGTCATTCAAGGGTTGTGTTATGCAATTATTGGTTTATGCAACATTTGCGACCAGTGACTCTTACCTCCTGGCTGCTATGGCAGTGGACTGTTATGTGGCCATCTGTAACCCACTTTGCTATCCCATCGTCATGGCGCAAAGAGTCTGCATCCAGTTGGTAGCTGGTTCATATGTAATGGTCTCAATAGATGCTTCTGTGCACACAGGTTTTACATTTTCCCTGGTCTTCTGCAAGGGTAGTACCATCAATCACTTTCTCTGCGATGTTCCTCCAGTTCTTGCCCTTTCATGCTCCAACATTGACAACAACAACATGCTACTTGTTGTCTTTGTGggatttaacttaatttttgctgtgttgatcatcatcttttcctggGAGAATATCATAGCTGCCGTCCGAAAGATGTCTTCTActgcaggaagaaaaaaagccttCTCAA TGACAGCTGTCACCATTTTCTGTGGAGCCCTCTCTTACATGTACTTACAGTCTCATTCTAATAATTCCCAAGAGAATATGAAAGTGGCCTCTGTATTTTATGGCATTGTGATTCCCACGTTGAACCCTCTGATCTACAGTTTGAGAAATAAGGAGGTAAAAGAAGCTCTAAAGgtgaaaaggaaaacattctcCTAG
- the LOC131759223 gene encoding olfactory receptor 5AK2-like, which produces MEQNNGSEVTDFILLGFAGQHKTWHVFFIIFLVIYVATLVGNIGMILLIKIDSSLHAPMSFFLQNLAFVDLCYASAVTPKMLENLMSAKKSISFIGCMVQLLVCGTFVTSDCYILAAMAVDHYVTICNPLRYGTVMSQRVCHQPLVGSYIMGFLNASVNVSFTFSLNFCKSSKINHFFCDEPPILALSCSSIYFSVMLLAAIVGFNLTFTVSVVIFSCMFFVAAILKISPAAGKRKAFSTCASHLTAVTIFYGILSYMYLHRLTTESQEQEKMASVFYGVMIPMLNPLIYSLRNQDVREALKGVGKKYFKFDP; this is translated from the coding sequence ATGGAACAAAACAATGGCAGTGAAGTGACTGACTTCATTCTCCTGGGATTCGCTGGTCAACACAAGACTTGGCATGTCTTCTTCATTATATTTCTAGTGATCTATGTGGCCACCCTAGTGGGTAACATTGGCATGATCCTACTTATCAAGATTGATTCTTCCCTTCACGCCCCCATGTCCTTTTTCCTCCAAAACCTGGCTTTTGTTGATCTCTGTTATGCCTCTGCTGTTACTCCCAAGATGTTGGAGAATTTGATGAGCGCAAAAAAATCCATCTCATTCATAGGATGTATGGTGCAATTACTTGTCTGTGGTACTTTTGTAACAAGTGACTGCTACATCCTGGCTGCTATGGCAGTGGACCATTATGTGACCATCTGTAACCCACTTCGCTATGGAACTGTTATGTCCCAGAGAGTCTGCCATCAACCCTTAGTTGGTTCATACATCATGGGTTTCTTAAATGCTTCTGTAAACGTAAGTTTTACTTTCTCACTGAACTTTTGTAAATCCAGTAAAATTAACCACTTTTTCTGTGATGAACCCCCAATTCTGGCCCTCTCATGCTCTAGTATTTACTTCAGTGTCATGCTACTAGCAGCCATTGTGGGGTTTAACTTGACGTTCACCGTGTCGGTCGTCATCTTTTCCTGCATGTTTTTCGTGGCTGCCATCCTGAAGATCTCTCCTGCTGCAGGGAAGAGAAAAGCCTTCTCCACGTGTGCCTCCCACCTGACAGCCGTCACCATTTTCTATGGGATTCTGTCGTACATGTATCTGCACCGTCTCACCACAGAGTCTCAAGAGCAAGAAAAAATGGCTTCTGTGTTTTATGGCGTCATGATCCCCATGTTAAACCCTCTCATCTACAGCCTGAGAAACCAAGATGTGAGAGAAGCCCTAAAAGGGGTTGGAAAAAAGTACTTCAAGTTTGATCCTTGA